Proteins encoded in a region of the Mycolicibacterium chitae genome:
- a CDS encoding carboxylesterase/lipase family protein, with the protein MPLRFLGALALSALLLLTGCAAGAQPGPEAAPGLEAGVVDTTAGTVRGQVAPGYQLFEGIPYAAAPVGPLRWQPPRPPQPWAGMRDASSPGPRCIQDVALDPGSGQDYSEDCLSLNVWTPEGAEQRPVMVWIHGGGFANGSGDQYDAKWLVTGGDIVVVTLNYRLGALGFLAHPAVGDGNYGLADQQAALRWVRDNIARFGGDPDRVTIAGESAGAVSVCDHLVAPDSAGLFDAAIIQSGPCQQQPELPAARAASIDYARSVGCADPATAARCLRGLPPEELEGSPRYAWIGDAGLSGPVIGTEDLPVDPVDALGTPRAARVPVLIGTTRDEFTLFTALEYLRTGQSPTVGEYPGQLAEIFGVDAGAVAARYSPDRFGGNVALAYSAAVTDGMFACVADRMAAQLSRGVDPAPVYAYEFSDRSAPAPDPLRTVPFPVGASHSLELRYLFDVGGAPPLDPAQRALSAEMVEFWTEFVSTGAPADADSEADAPRWPAVRDGADPRMSLQTGGSRVTNTFDAEHHCEFWSGLQR; encoded by the coding sequence GTGCCGCTGCGATTCCTGGGCGCGCTGGCGTTGTCCGCGTTGCTGCTACTGACGGGCTGCGCCGCCGGCGCCCAGCCCGGACCGGAGGCGGCGCCAGGTCTGGAGGCCGGCGTCGTCGACACCACGGCCGGCACGGTGCGCGGTCAGGTGGCACCGGGCTACCAACTCTTCGAGGGCATTCCCTACGCCGCGGCACCGGTGGGCCCGCTGCGCTGGCAGCCGCCGCGCCCGCCGCAGCCGTGGGCCGGCATGCGCGACGCCAGCAGCCCCGGCCCGCGCTGCATCCAGGACGTCGCCCTGGACCCCGGCTCCGGCCAGGACTATTCCGAGGACTGCCTGTCGCTCAACGTCTGGACCCCCGAGGGGGCCGAGCAACGCCCGGTCATGGTGTGGATCCACGGCGGCGGCTTCGCCAACGGCAGCGGCGACCAGTACGACGCCAAGTGGTTGGTGACCGGCGGTGACATCGTCGTGGTCACGCTGAACTACCGGCTGGGTGCCCTGGGCTTCCTCGCGCATCCGGCCGTCGGCGACGGCAACTACGGGCTGGCCGACCAGCAGGCCGCGCTGCGCTGGGTGCGCGACAACATCGCCCGGTTCGGCGGCGATCCGGACCGGGTGACGATCGCGGGGGAGTCCGCCGGTGCGGTGTCGGTCTGCGACCATCTCGTCGCGCCTGATTCCGCGGGACTGTTCGACGCCGCGATCATCCAGAGCGGCCCGTGTCAGCAGCAACCCGAACTGCCCGCGGCGCGCGCGGCCAGCATCGACTACGCCCGCTCGGTGGGTTGCGCGGATCCCGCGACGGCCGCGCGGTGCCTGCGGGGGTTGCCGCCCGAGGAGCTCGAGGGTTCACCGCGCTACGCCTGGATCGGTGACGCCGGCCTCAGCGGCCCGGTGATCGGCACCGAGGATCTGCCGGTCGACCCCGTCGACGCCCTGGGCACCCCGCGCGCGGCCCGGGTGCCCGTGCTGATCGGGACCACGCGTGACGAGTTCACCTTGTTCACCGCGCTGGAGTACCTGCGCACCGGGCAGTCGCCGACGGTCGGGGAGTACCCGGGGCAGCTGGCCGAGATCTTCGGGGTGGACGCCGGGGCGGTCGCGGCGCGGTATTCCCCCGACCGATTCGGCGGCAACGTCGCCCTGGCCTACTCGGCGGCGGTGACCGACGGGATGTTCGCCTGCGTCGCCGACCGGATGGCCGCCCAGCTGTCCCGAGGCGTCGACCCCGCACCGGTCTACGCCTACGAGTTCAGCGACCGCAGCGCGCCCGCGCCCGACCCGTTGCGCACCGTGCCGTTCCCGGTGGGCGCCAGCCACTCGCTCGAGTTGCGCTATCTGTTCGACGTCGGCGGGGCGCCGCCGCTGGATCCCGCCCAGCGCGCACTGTCGGCGGAGATGGTCGAGTTCTGGACGGAGTTCGTCAGCACCGGCGCGCCGGCCGACGCCGACTCCGAGGCCGATGCGCCACGCTGGCCCGCGGTGCGCGACGGCGCCGATCCACGAATGTCGTTGCAGACCGGGGGAAGTCGCGTGACGAACACCTTTGACGCCGAGCACCACTGCGAGTTCTGGTCGGGCTTGCAGCGGTAG
- a CDS encoding RNA-guided endonuclease InsQ/TnpB family protein: MGAVVPVPRGQQDDGGKLNRRHGRIKLPKLGWVKFRAGRSLDGETLRSATLSREGRHWFLSVLVDDGRQTPETHASPGSAVGVDRGVAVAVATSGGELIDSQFVAPGERRRGIALQRKLSRCAKRSTNRDKTRAALAAVRARERRRRLDFAAQVAHRLAVANAVVVLEDLKITQMTKSAKGTIESPGRNVAAKSGLNRAILSKGWHQFALALASAARYTGTTVVKVPAAYTSQRCSACGHVDPKSRESQAVFRCTHCPHHEHADVNAAKNILAAGLAVTACEDQSRPAGRARSPKQEPAGNREELLLQPTTAAPAA, encoded by the coding sequence GTGGGCGCCGTCGTTCCGGTTCCCCGAGGGCAACAAGATGACGGTGGAAAGCTCAACCGTCGCCACGGCCGGATCAAGTTGCCCAAGCTGGGCTGGGTGAAGTTCCGCGCGGGCCGCAGCCTCGACGGTGAGACCCTCCGTTCGGCCACCCTGTCCCGAGAGGGCCGGCATTGGTTCCTGTCGGTGCTGGTCGACGACGGCCGCCAGACCCCCGAGACCCACGCGTCACCGGGCAGCGCGGTGGGGGTGGACCGCGGTGTCGCGGTGGCGGTCGCGACCAGCGGCGGCGAGCTGATCGACAGTCAGTTTGTGGCCCCTGGGGAGCGTCGCCGGGGGATAGCGTTGCAGCGCAAGTTGTCGCGGTGCGCGAAACGCTCGACCAATCGGGACAAGACTCGCGCGGCGTTGGCGGCGGTGCGGGCCCGGGAGCGGCGGCGGCGTCTGGACTTCGCCGCTCAGGTCGCGCACCGGCTCGCGGTCGCCAACGCGGTGGTGGTGCTCGAAGACCTCAAGATCACACAGATGACGAAATCGGCGAAAGGAACGATCGAATCGCCCGGGCGCAACGTGGCAGCCAAGTCCGGGCTCAACCGCGCCATCTTGTCCAAAGGGTGGCATCAGTTCGCGTTGGCACTGGCTTCGGCGGCCCGCTACACCGGGACCACCGTGGTGAAGGTGCCGGCGGCCTACACATCGCAACGCTGCTCAGCGTGTGGGCATGTGGACCCGAAATCCCGTGAGAGCCAAGCGGTGTTCCGGTGCACCCACTGCCCGCATCATGAGCATGCGGATGTCAACGCCGCCAAGAATATTCTGGCCGCAGGGCTTGCGGTCACCGCCTGTGAAGACCAATCGAGGCCCGCGGGCCGAGCGCGGTCACCGAAGCAGGAACCAGCAGGAAACCGCGAGGAATTACTGCTCCAACCCACCACTGCTGCACCCGCAGCATGA
- a CDS encoding helix-turn-helix domain-containing protein yields MLTGRRFRVEFSGEQAEFAERIGAVCRAVWNTGLEQRREYRRRGAWMNYGPQAKELAEAKAEHRWLKDVPGHCLQQTLMDLDRACREHGTFRVRWRSGRRWAPSFRFPEGNKMTVESSTVATAGSSCPSWAG; encoded by the coding sequence ATGTTGACGGGGCGGCGGTTTCGGGTCGAGTTCAGCGGCGAGCAGGCTGAGTTCGCCGAGCGGATTGGGGCGGTGTGCCGGGCGGTGTGGAACACCGGGTTGGAGCAGCGCCGTGAGTATCGCCGTCGTGGGGCGTGGATGAATTACGGGCCGCAGGCCAAGGAGTTGGCCGAGGCGAAGGCTGAGCATCGGTGGTTGAAAGATGTTCCGGGGCATTGTTTGCAGCAGACGTTGATGGATCTGGATCGGGCGTGCCGTGAGCATGGCACCTTCAGGGTGCGGTGGCGATCAGGGCGTCGGTGGGCGCCGTCGTTCCGGTTCCCCGAGGGCAACAAGATGACGGTGGAAAGCTCAACCGTCGCCACGGCCGGATCAAGTTGCCCAAGCTGGGCTGGGTGA
- the tnpA gene encoding IS200/IS605 family transposase, which translates to MGVTLRTNANIAFQCAYHVVWCPKYRRKVIGGRMEVRLKEIIAEVITEKGAWLIEMETMADHVHLLVEVDPQFGVHKLVKAIKGRSSRVLREEFPWLKSRLPSLWTNSYFVATVGGAPLSVIKRYVEAQKDR; encoded by the coding sequence GTGGGTGTTACGTTGCGAACGAATGCGAATATCGCGTTCCAGTGCGCATATCACGTGGTGTGGTGCCCGAAGTACCGCCGGAAGGTGATCGGTGGCCGGATGGAAGTCCGCTTGAAGGAGATCATCGCCGAGGTGATCACCGAGAAGGGGGCGTGGTTGATCGAGATGGAGACCATGGCTGATCACGTGCATCTGTTGGTGGAGGTGGACCCGCAGTTTGGGGTGCACAAATTGGTGAAGGCTATCAAGGGCCGCTCGTCGCGGGTGCTACGCGAGGAATTCCCGTGGCTGAAATCGCGGTTGCCGTCGTTGTGGACGAATTCGTACTTCGTGGCCACGGTGGGCGGGGCGCCGTTATCGGTGATCAAACGCTATGTCGAGGCGCAGAAGGACCGCTGA
- a CDS encoding cytochrome P450: MTSPTTARQASEQGRVLADPTAYADNHRLHEALTWLRANEPVTWVDSPPYRPFWGITKHADIMDIERDNELWISGPRPLLLPAEAEDAIKRDQEAGIGLRTLIHMDDPHHRDVRKIGADWFRPKAMRDLKVRVDELAKRYVDRMVEIGPECDFVTDIAINYPLYVILSLLGLPEEDFPRMLKLTQEMFGGEDAEHQRGEGTTEDLMAVLLDFFTYFSALTKSRRENPTGDLASAIANGTINGELMSDMDTLSYYVIVASAGHDTTKDAISGGLGALIQNPDQLARLKGDMSLMPQAVEEMIRWSTPVKEFMRTATADTEVRGVPIAKGESVYLSYVSANRDEEIFDDPFTFDVGRDPNKHLSFGYGVHFCLGAALARMEMNSLFTELLPRLDSIELAGEPEYSATIFVGGLKHLPIRYSLR; the protein is encoded by the coding sequence TTGACCAGCCCGACGACCGCCCGCCAAGCCAGTGAGCAGGGGCGGGTCCTGGCCGACCCCACCGCCTACGCCGACAACCACCGCCTGCACGAGGCGTTGACGTGGCTGCGCGCCAACGAGCCGGTCACCTGGGTGGACAGCCCCCCGTACCGGCCGTTCTGGGGCATCACCAAGCACGCCGACATCATGGACATCGAGCGCGACAACGAGCTGTGGATCAGCGGTCCGCGGCCGCTGCTGCTGCCGGCCGAGGCCGAGGACGCGATCAAGCGGGACCAGGAGGCCGGGATCGGCCTGCGCACGCTCATCCACATGGACGACCCGCACCACCGCGACGTCCGCAAGATCGGCGCCGACTGGTTCCGGCCCAAGGCGATGCGCGACCTGAAGGTGCGCGTCGACGAGTTGGCCAAGCGCTACGTCGACCGGATGGTCGAGATCGGTCCCGAATGCGACTTCGTCACCGACATCGCGATCAACTACCCCCTGTACGTGATCCTGTCGCTGCTCGGCCTCCCCGAGGAGGACTTCCCGCGCATGCTCAAGCTGACCCAGGAGATGTTCGGCGGCGAGGATGCCGAACATCAGCGCGGCGAGGGCACCACCGAGGACCTGATGGCAGTCCTGTTGGACTTCTTCACCTACTTCAGCGCGCTGACCAAGTCGCGGCGAGAAAACCCGACCGGGGACCTGGCCTCGGCCATCGCCAACGGCACGATCAACGGCGAGCTGATGTCCGACATGGACACGCTGTCCTACTACGTGATCGTCGCCAGCGCCGGCCACGACACCACCAAGGACGCCATCTCGGGCGGGCTGGGCGCGCTGATCCAGAACCCGGACCAGTTGGCCCGGCTGAAGGGCGACATGAGCCTGATGCCGCAGGCCGTCGAGGAAATGATCCGGTGGTCGACGCCGGTCAAGGAGTTCATGCGGACCGCGACCGCCGACACCGAGGTGCGCGGGGTGCCGATCGCCAAGGGCGAGTCGGTGTACCTGTCCTACGTCTCGGCCAACCGGGACGAGGAGATCTTCGACGATCCGTTCACCTTCGACGTCGGGCGCGACCCCAACAAGCACCTGTCGTTCGGCTACGGCGTGCACTTCTGCCTGGGCGCCGCGCTGGCCCGGATGGAGATGAACAGCCTGTTCACCGAGCTGCTCCCGCGCCTGGACTCCATCGAGTTGGCGGGCGAGCCGGAGTACTCGGCGACGATCTTCGTCGGCGGCCTCAAGCACCTGCCCATCCGGTACTCGCTGCGCTGA
- a CDS encoding cytochrome P450 has protein sequence MDEAAKVFADPSAYADDDRLHAALTWLRANNPVAWVDQPPYRPFFAVTKHADIMDIERANDLWLSEPRPLLATAEADDLAKAQLEAGMGLRTLIHMDDPHHRKVRAIGADWFRPKAMRALQGRVDELAKHYVDKMAEVGPECDFVTEVSVNFPLYVIMSLLGLPESDFPRMLQLTQELFGGDEEEYQRGSTPEEKLQTLMDFFAYFNKLTQDRRANPTDDLASAIANGRVDGELLSDVDCLSYYVIVATAGHDTTSHAIAGGLRALIDNPDQLDRLKGDMSLMPLAVEEMIRWTTPVKEFMRTAAADTEVRGVPIKEGESVYLAYVSANRDEEVFDDPFTFDVGRDPNKHLAFGYGVHFCLGAALARMEINSFFTELLPRLDSIELAGAPELTSTVFVGGLKHLPIRYSLR, from the coding sequence ATGGACGAGGCGGCAAAGGTTTTCGCGGATCCGTCGGCGTACGCCGACGACGACCGGTTGCACGCGGCGCTGACGTGGCTGCGCGCGAACAACCCGGTGGCGTGGGTGGATCAGCCGCCGTACCGGCCGTTCTTCGCGGTCACCAAGCACGCCGACATCATGGACATCGAGCGGGCCAACGACCTGTGGTTGAGCGAGCCCCGGCCGCTGTTGGCGACCGCCGAGGCCGACGACCTGGCCAAGGCGCAGCTGGAGGCGGGGATGGGCCTGCGCACGCTGATCCACATGGACGACCCGCACCACCGCAAGGTGCGCGCCATCGGCGCGGACTGGTTCCGCCCCAAGGCAATGCGCGCGCTGCAGGGCCGCGTCGACGAGCTGGCCAAGCACTACGTCGACAAGATGGCCGAGGTGGGACCGGAGTGCGACTTCGTCACCGAGGTGTCCGTCAACTTCCCGCTCTACGTCATCATGTCGCTGCTGGGCCTGCCCGAGTCCGACTTCCCCCGGATGCTGCAGCTGACCCAGGAACTGTTCGGCGGCGACGAGGAGGAGTACCAGCGCGGCTCCACGCCGGAAGAGAAGTTGCAGACGCTGATGGACTTCTTCGCCTACTTCAACAAGCTGACCCAGGACCGGCGGGCGAACCCGACCGACGATCTGGCATCGGCGATCGCCAACGGCCGCGTCGACGGGGAACTGCTCTCCGACGTCGACTGCCTGTCCTACTACGTGATCGTGGCCACCGCCGGGCACGACACCACCAGCCACGCCATCGCCGGCGGGTTACGCGCGCTGATCGACAACCCCGACCAGCTGGACCGGCTGAAGGGCGACATGAGCCTGATGCCGCTGGCCGTCGAGGAGATGATCCGCTGGACCACCCCGGTCAAGGAGTTCATGCGGACCGCGGCCGCCGACACCGAGGTGCGCGGCGTCCCGATCAAGGAGGGCGAGTCCGTCTACCTCGCTTACGTTTCGGCGAACCGGGACGAGGAGGTCTTCGACGATCCGTTCACCTTCGACGTCGGCCGCGACCCCAACAAGCATCTGGCGTTCGGCTACGGCGTGCACTTCTGCCTGGGCGCCGCGCTGGCGCGCATGGAGATCAACAGCTTCTTCACCGAGCTGCTCCCGCGGCTGGACTCGATCGAGTTGGCCGGCGCGCCGGAACTGACCTCGACGGTGTTCGTCGGCGGACTCAAGCACCTACCTATTCGGTATTCGCTGCGCTGA
- a CDS encoding TetR/AcrR family transcriptional regulator: MVDNLLDKDERTNGSGRTDPRPARSRARLLDAATALLRAGGPSAVTVDAVLRGANVARATLYRHFPSGNDLLAAAFQSLIPPAPMPPEDGALRDRLMALMEAWADHIAEAPALLTAMNWLALGRDLDHMPAVQDDRRGTAENSADSDEVRTLRERIAQQYAAPFDAIFDSPQATAELVEFDRATAMTLLLGPLVTAKLSTLADVDYRECVRAAVDGFLHVYGRSVSAANTE, translated from the coding sequence GTGGTGGACAATTTGCTGGACAAGGACGAACGCACGAACGGCTCCGGACGCACCGATCCGCGGCCGGCGCGCTCCCGCGCGCGGTTGTTGGACGCGGCCACGGCGCTGTTGCGCGCCGGTGGGCCCAGCGCGGTGACCGTGGACGCGGTGCTGCGCGGGGCCAACGTCGCCCGGGCCACCCTGTATCGGCACTTTCCCAGCGGCAACGACCTGCTGGCCGCGGCCTTCCAGAGCCTGATCCCGCCGGCCCCGATGCCGCCCGAGGACGGTGCGTTGCGGGACCGGCTGATGGCACTGATGGAGGCCTGGGCCGACCACATCGCGGAGGCGCCCGCGCTGCTGACCGCGATGAACTGGCTGGCGCTGGGCCGGGATCTGGACCATATGCCGGCCGTCCAGGACGACCGTCGCGGCACCGCGGAAAACTCGGCCGACAGCGACGAGGTGCGCACGCTGCGCGAGCGGATCGCGCAGCAGTACGCCGCGCCCTTCGACGCCATCTTCGACAGCCCGCAGGCCACGGCCGAACTCGTCGAGTTCGACCGGGCCACGGCGATGACGTTGCTACTCGGTCCGCTGGTGACCGCCAAGCTCTCGACCCTGGCCGACGTCGACTACCGCGAGTGTGTGCGCGCGGCGGTCGACGGCTTCCTACACGTCTACGGCCGGTCGGTCAGCGCAGCGAATACCGAATAG
- a CDS encoding MFS transporter gives MVDTSTQPDQTTDPATAGLSTRARLWTLTLACFGVALVMSSMVALNTALGDIAVETSATQTQLTWIVDSYTLVLACLLLPAGAIGDRYGRRGAFIAGLVVFALASAAPLIWTGADLLILARAGAGAGAALIMPATLSLITTAFPADQRTKAVGIWAGVSGVGGLIGMLGSGILLHFWTWPSIFWAFAICSALLVPLTLTMPSSRDDDPKPLDWLGAVVIGAAVAAFVFGILEAPVHGWDHPLVYGCLAAGVLLAAAFGVIELRQKYPLLDVRLFGDVNFATGAATVTVLFLALFGFFFVIMQHIQLVMGYSALETALAISPLGGPMLLLTATSFWYAPRVGLRLVVFIGLLLTATGYLALRGLEINSPYWDLAWPLVVLSSGIGMSVAPTTAAIMTSVPDDKQGVASAVNDTTREVGAALGIALAGSLLATQYTNAIAPHLESYPEPIREAASRSLGESMSVAERLGEQGAQLLEISRGAFVQGLQASLLSLAVVIIVAAVLIGLWAPGRDGRQLAVIRKLRTARTAPPDAPASPSSHADPDSESSA, from the coding sequence GTGGTCGACACATCCACCCAGCCAGATCAGACTACCGACCCGGCGACGGCGGGGCTCTCGACTCGCGCAAGGCTGTGGACCCTGACGCTGGCCTGCTTCGGCGTCGCGCTGGTGATGTCCTCGATGGTGGCGCTGAACACCGCGCTCGGCGACATCGCCGTCGAGACCTCGGCCACCCAGACCCAACTCACCTGGATCGTGGACAGCTACACGCTGGTGCTGGCCTGTCTGCTGCTGCCCGCCGGCGCCATCGGGGACCGCTACGGCCGCCGCGGCGCGTTCATCGCCGGGCTGGTCGTCTTCGCGCTGGCCTCGGCCGCGCCGCTGATCTGGACCGGTGCCGATCTGCTAATCCTGGCCCGCGCCGGCGCCGGGGCGGGCGCGGCGCTGATCATGCCGGCCACCCTCTCGCTGATCACCACCGCCTTCCCGGCCGACCAGCGGACCAAGGCCGTGGGGATCTGGGCCGGCGTCTCCGGCGTCGGCGGCCTGATCGGCATGCTCGGCTCCGGCATCTTGCTGCACTTCTGGACGTGGCCGTCGATCTTCTGGGCCTTCGCCATCTGCTCGGCGCTGCTGGTCCCGCTGACCCTGACGATGCCCAGTTCCCGCGACGACGACCCCAAGCCGCTGGACTGGCTCGGCGCCGTCGTCATCGGGGCGGCGGTCGCGGCGTTCGTGTTCGGCATCCTGGAAGCCCCCGTGCACGGCTGGGACCACCCGCTGGTCTACGGCTGCCTGGCCGCCGGCGTCCTTCTGGCCGCCGCGTTCGGCGTCATCGAACTGCGCCAGAAGTATCCGCTGCTCGACGTCCGCCTGTTCGGCGACGTCAACTTCGCCACCGGCGCCGCCACCGTCACCGTGCTGTTCCTGGCGCTGTTCGGCTTCTTCTTCGTCATCATGCAGCACATCCAGCTGGTGATGGGCTACAGCGCGCTCGAGACCGCGCTGGCCATCTCACCGCTGGGCGGCCCGATGCTGCTGCTGACGGCGACCTCGTTCTGGTATGCCCCGCGGGTGGGCCTGCGGCTGGTCGTCTTCATCGGCCTGCTGCTGACCGCCACGGGCTACCTGGCCCTGCGCGGACTCGAAATCAACTCGCCCTATTGGGATCTCGCCTGGCCGCTGGTGGTGCTCAGTTCCGGCATCGGGATGTCGGTGGCGCCGACCACCGCGGCCATCATGACCTCGGTGCCCGACGACAAACAGGGCGTGGCCTCGGCGGTCAACGACACCACCCGCGAGGTCGGCGCCGCCCTCGGCATCGCGTTGGCCGGCTCGCTGCTGGCCACGCAGTACACCAATGCCATTGCGCCGCACCTCGAGTCGTATCCCGAGCCGATCCGCGAGGCCGCGTCACGGTCCCTCGGGGAGTCCATGTCCGTCGCCGAGCGCCTCGGCGAACAGGGCGCCCAGTTGCTCGAGATCAGCCGCGGCGCGTTCGTGCAGGGCCTACAGGCCTCGCTGCTGTCGCTGGCCGTCGTGATCATCGTCGCGGCCGTGCTGATCGGCCTGTGGGCCCCCGGCCGCGACGGGCGCCAGCTCGCGGTGATCCGGAAGCTCAGGACAGCACGAACGGCGCCGCCCGATGCGCCAGCATCACCGTCGTCGCATGCGGACCCCGACTCGGAATCCTCGGCATGA
- the mftG gene encoding mycofactocin dehydrogenase MftG, whose translation MSPRPTHSDVLVIGAGSAGSVVAERLSADPACSVTVLELGPGPSDPGVAALTDNGTVLPVGAGSPLVARFPAQLTDSPARTVQLVRGATVGGSGAVNGGYFCRAVPADFAAWDLPGWGWDDVLPHYRAIETDLDFTGPQHGDRGPIRLRRTAETVGSTALFLQATARYGYPWLPDLNDGAAPGLPTGIGPVPLNIVDGVRVGPGAGFLVPALGRPNLTVFAGLRVLRLRFAGTRAVGVDAVGPDGPQVFTADRIVLCAGAIGSAHLLMLSGIGDDAVLRALGIATVQQHAVGARCSDHPEWVLPTSWAVEPRRPVLEVVLSLGGDLEIRPYTGGFVAMLGDGTEGRPDWPHLGVALMQPRSRGALTLASADPAVPPRIAHHYDSEPADVARLRHGAELAYEITGATTGMGEPSWSTSQHLCGSVPMGAEDDPYAVLDEQCRVRGVERLWVIDGSVMPRIPSRGPHATTVMLAHRAAPFVLS comes from the coding sequence GTGAGCCCCCGTCCGACCCACAGCGATGTGCTGGTCATCGGGGCGGGTAGTGCCGGTTCCGTGGTGGCCGAACGTCTTTCGGCCGACCCGGCGTGTTCGGTGACGGTGCTGGAGCTGGGCCCCGGCCCGTCGGACCCCGGTGTGGCGGCGCTGACCGACAACGGCACGGTACTGCCGGTGGGGGCGGGCAGTCCGCTGGTGGCGCGGTTTCCCGCCCAGCTGACCGACAGCCCGGCGCGGACGGTGCAGTTGGTTCGCGGCGCGACGGTGGGCGGTTCCGGGGCGGTGAACGGCGGCTATTTCTGCCGGGCCGTGCCGGCGGACTTCGCGGCGTGGGATCTGCCCGGGTGGGGGTGGGACGACGTGCTGCCGCACTACCGCGCCATCGAGACCGATCTGGACTTCACGGGTCCGCAACACGGCGACCGCGGCCCGATCCGGCTGCGGCGCACCGCCGAGACTGTCGGCAGCACAGCGCTTTTCCTCCAGGCGACCGCGCGCTACGGCTATCCCTGGCTGCCCGATCTCAACGACGGTGCGGCCCCGGGCTTGCCGACGGGGATCGGTCCGGTGCCGCTCAACATCGTCGACGGGGTGCGGGTCGGGCCCGGTGCGGGGTTCCTGGTGCCCGCGCTCGGGCGGCCCAACCTCACGGTGTTCGCGGGGCTTCGGGTGCTGCGGCTACGGTTCGCAGGCACCCGGGCGGTCGGGGTGGACGCCGTCGGTCCGGACGGCCCGCAGGTGTTCACGGCGGACCGGATCGTGTTGTGCGCCGGGGCGATCGGGTCGGCGCACCTGCTCATGCTCTCGGGTATCGGCGACGACGCGGTGCTGCGCGCACTGGGGATCGCGACCGTGCAACAGCATGCCGTCGGCGCGCGGTGTTCGGATCACCCCGAATGGGTGCTGCCCACCAGCTGGGCCGTCGAACCCCGCCGGCCGGTGCTCGAGGTCGTGCTCAGCCTGGGTGGTGATCTCGAGATCCGGCCCTACACGGGCGGTTTCGTGGCGATGCTGGGTGATGGGACCGAGGGGCGGCCCGATTGGCCGCACCTTGGTGTCGCCTTGATGCAGCCCCGCTCGCGGGGCGCCCTGACCCTCGCCTCGGCCGATCCGGCGGTGCCGCCGCGCATCGCGCACCACTACGATTCGGAGCCCGCCGATGTCGCGCGGTTGCGCCACGGCGCCGAGCTGGCCTACGAGATCACCGGGGCCACAACGGGTATGGGGGAGCCCTCCTGGTCGACGTCGCAACATCTGTGCGGCAGCGTGCCGATGGGGGCCGAGGATGATCCCTACGCGGTGCTCGATGAGCAGTGCCGCGTGCGCGGCGTCGAGCGGCTGTGGGTGATCGACGGTTCGGTCATGCCGAGGATTCCGAGTCGGGGTCCGCATGCGACGACGGTGATGCTGGCGCATCGGGCGGCGCCGTTCGTGCTGTCCTGA